The following proteins are encoded in a genomic region of Magallana gigas chromosome 1, xbMagGiga1.1, whole genome shotgun sequence:
- the LOC136270040 gene encoding tyrosine-protein phosphatase non-receptor type 11-like: MIWQEHVEQVVMLTNIMEGDKWKCIQYWPNLQTSIECGSFTVHSLEEKQYAFYVIRKLKVTNKKRKSASRTITQYHYTAWPDHGIPEPLCLVLFHDQVTRSKVDSHNGPVLVHCSAGIGRTGTYIAIDVLIEAGKNAQQNQHCRVCEENEKKPDEYGPDP; encoded by the exons ATGATTTGGCAAGAACATGTGGAGCAGGTTGTAATGTTAACAAATATCATGGAAGGCGACAAG TGGAAATGCATCCAATATTGGCCTAACTTACAAACATCTATAGAGTGCGGTAGTTTCACGGTTCACTCTCTTGAAGAGAAACAGTATGCGTTTTACGTTATCCGGAAACTTAAAGTCACCAATAAGAAG cgCAAAAGCGCCAGTAGAACAATTACTCAATATCATTATACCGCCTGGCCGGATCACGGAATACCAGAACCGCTTTGTCTTGTACTATTTCATGATCAAGTGACGAGATCCAAAGTTGACAGCCACAATGGTCCTGTCCTTGTTCATTGCAG TGCTGGAATAGGGAGAACAGGAACCTATATTGCAATAGATGTACTGATTGAAGCAGGGAAAAACGCACAGCAAAATCAACATTGCAGAGTATGTGAAGAAAATGAGAAGAAACCGGATGAATATGGTCCAGACCCAT GA
- the LOC117689335 gene encoding putative inhibitor of apoptosis: protein MAATVFMCSSCGMCFDKMGLFTAHNCTGSKRKPIGIGTSVEEAEDVVLEMNTTPQERRRTMFECQDCKKVFYSMDIFANHVCVQAQPSIKEESTASSASTSEGQDQGQDTDVCKICMEDENKIECAFVECGHMLACRSCASKLKSCPVCRSEIQQVLKLYKP from the exons atggCGGCAACTGTGTTTATGTGTTCATCTTGTGGAATGTGTTTTGATAAAATGGGCTTATTCACGGCTCATAATTGCACAG GCAGTAAAAGAAAACCTATTGGCATTGGAACTAGTGTTGAAGAGGCAGAGGACGTTGTATTAGAGATGAATACAACCCCACAAGAAAGAAGAAGAACTATGTTTGAATGCCAGGACTGTAAAAAGGTGTTTTACAGTATGGACATTTTTGCAAATCATGTCTGTGTCCAGGCTCAACCTAGcattaaag AGGAATCAACAGCATCCAGCGCTTCAACTTCAGAAGGTCAAGATCAAGGTCAAG ATACTGATGTTTGCAAGATATGCATggaagatgaaaataaaattgaatgtgCATTTGTTGAGTGTGGCCACATGTTGGCATGTAGAAGTTGTGCCAGTAAACTAAAATCTTGTCCAGTATGCAGGTCTGAAATACAACAGGTTTTAAAACTGTACAAGCCATGA
- the LOC136275843 gene encoding bacterial dynamin-like protein, producing MDDIEKKLNQQKADVMKTECPIVIAGETSSGKSSIINLILDEEILPTGITSCTSRVCRVKHGEQFVISTKDNNDEELEELSFENLNKMAKQMEILAKTDDEKIRYVDVYMPAPLLQGNVMIVDTPGCGDMGQKEVSDMMMSYLPNALAFVFVLNVSNAGGIQDDRLLQIISKVRDSMDEMVSFNPKDVIFLLNKWETIAHVKENNRDEYFEKTKTCIRTSWKETDDSYIFQISAVKREKKNIPKYLRSFKRLSKM from the exons ATggatgatatcgaaaaaaagtTGAATCAACAGAAAGCTGATGTCATGAAGACAGAATGTCCAATAGTGATTGCGg GAGAAACCAGTTCTGGGAAATCGAGCATAATCAATCTGATACTTGATGAAGAGATTCTACCTACTGGTATTACATCGTGTACATCAAGGGTGTGCAGAGTCAAACATGGTGAACAGTTTGTGATATCTACCAAAGACAACAACGACGAAGAACTAGAGGAATTGTCATTTGAAAACTTGAACAAAATGGCTAAACAAATGGAAATTCTTGCTAAAACAGACGATGAAAAAATCCGTTACGTTGATGTATATATGCCTGCTCCCTTGCTACAG GGAAACGTTATGATCGTGGATACACCTGGTTGTGGAGATATGGGACAAAAAGAAGTTTCAGACATGATGATGTCGTATCTACCTAATGCATTAGCATTTGTTTTTGTGTTAAATGTTTCAAATGCTGGTGGAATTCAAGATGACAGG CTTCTTCAAATTATTTCTAAAGTTCGAGATTCAATGGATGAGATGGTTAGTTTTAATCCAAAAGATGTTATTTTCCTGCTAAACAAATGGGAAACTATTGCTCATGTCAAGGAGAACAACCGTGACGAGTATTTTGAAAAAACCAAAACATGTATACGCACATCTTGGAAAGAAACTGATGATtcgtatatttttcaaatttctgcAGTCAAG AGGGAGAAGAAAAATATACCAAAGTATTTAAGAAGTTTCAAAAGACTCTCAAAGATGTAA